A single region of the Plantactinospora soyae genome encodes:
- a CDS encoding formate dehydrogenase beta subunit: protein MTAPVTVYVPRDSAALSVGADLVAAELELAAAKAGRPIRVIRNGSRGMLWLEPLVEVVTERGRIGYGPVEPEAVDDLVAAGLLDGADHELCQGVVAELPWLRDQTRLCFARVGVTDPLSPADYVAHGGLAGLRRALALPTADVVAEVTASGLRGRGGAGFPAGIKWKTVADTADELKFICCNADEGDSGTFADRMLMEGDPFTLIEGMTIAAHAVGATEGYLYVRSEYPDAVRTLREAIVIAREQGWLGADILGSGLRFDLFVRVGAGAYICGEETAMLESLEGKRGMVRAKPPIPAITGLFGKPTVVNNVLTLASVPAILADGAAAYQALGVERSRGTQVFQLAGNIARGGVFETAFGMTLHELIHTYGGGTRTGRPVRAVQVGGPLGAYLPASGLDLPMEYEAFASAGAMLGHGGIVVFDDTVDMAAMARFAMEFCAEESCGKCTPCRVGAVRGVEVIDKIVAGQDRDGNLALLGDLCELMTDGSLCAMGGLTPMPVRSALLHFADDFHRS, encoded by the coding sequence ATGACAGCTCCGGTGACGGTCTACGTACCCCGGGACTCCGCCGCGCTCTCCGTCGGCGCCGACCTGGTCGCCGCCGAGCTGGAACTGGCGGCGGCCAAGGCCGGCCGACCGATCCGGGTGATCCGGAACGGCTCGCGCGGCATGCTCTGGCTCGAACCGCTGGTCGAGGTGGTCACCGAGCGCGGTCGGATCGGGTACGGACCGGTCGAGCCGGAGGCGGTCGACGACCTCGTCGCGGCCGGGCTGCTCGACGGCGCCGACCACGAGCTGTGCCAGGGCGTGGTGGCGGAGCTGCCCTGGCTGCGGGACCAGACCCGACTCTGCTTCGCCCGGGTCGGCGTGACCGATCCGCTCTCGCCGGCGGACTACGTCGCGCACGGCGGGCTCGCCGGACTGCGCCGCGCCCTGGCGCTGCCCACCGCGGACGTGGTCGCCGAGGTCACCGCGTCCGGGCTGCGCGGTCGGGGCGGTGCCGGCTTCCCGGCCGGGATCAAGTGGAAGACCGTCGCCGACACCGCCGACGAGCTGAAGTTCATCTGCTGCAACGCCGACGAGGGCGACAGTGGAACGTTCGCCGACCGGATGCTGATGGAGGGCGACCCGTTCACCCTCATCGAGGGCATGACGATCGCCGCCCACGCCGTCGGTGCCACCGAGGGGTACCTCTACGTCCGCTCCGAGTATCCCGACGCGGTGCGTACGCTGCGCGAGGCCATCGTGATCGCCCGGGAGCAGGGCTGGCTGGGCGCCGACATCCTCGGCTCGGGGCTGCGGTTCGACCTGTTCGTCCGGGTCGGCGCGGGCGCGTACATCTGCGGCGAGGAAACCGCGATGCTGGAGAGCCTGGAGGGCAAGCGCGGCATGGTCCGGGCGAAGCCGCCGATCCCGGCGATCACCGGCCTGTTCGGCAAGCCGACCGTGGTGAACAACGTCCTGACGCTGGCCTCGGTGCCGGCGATCCTCGCCGACGGCGCGGCGGCGTACCAGGCCCTCGGCGTCGAGCGGTCGCGGGGCACCCAGGTGTTCCAGCTGGCCGGCAACATCGCCCGGGGCGGGGTCTTCGAGACCGCGTTCGGCATGACGTTGCACGAACTGATCCACACCTACGGCGGCGGCACGCGTACCGGTCGGCCGGTCCGCGCGGTGCAGGTCGGCGGGCCGCTCGGGGCGTACCTGCCGGCGTCCGGTCTGGACCTGCCGATGGAGTACGAGGCGTTCGCCTCCGCTGGCGCGATGCTGGGTCACGGTGGCATCGTTGTCTTCGACGACACGGTCGACATGGCGGCGATGGCGAGATTCGCGATGGAGTTCTGCGCCGAAGAGTCCTGCGGCAAGTGCACGCCCTGCCGGGTCGGTGCGGTACGCGGCGTGGAAGTGATCGACAAGATCGTGGCCGGGCAGGACCGGGACGGAAACCTGGCCCTGCTGGGCGATCTCTGCGAACTGATGACCGACGGGTCGTTGTGTGCGATGGGCGGCCTGACCCCGATGCCCGTACGCAGCGCGTTGCTGCACTTCGCCGACGACTTCCACCGCTCGTAA
- a CDS encoding formate dehydrogenase subunit gamma, with product MNSPGTSVAERVRALVAAHRGDRGALLPILHRIQAEFGYVDSEVVPVLAAELNISRADVHGVITFYTDFRSEPAGRTVLKLCRAEACQSVGAERLVAHAEQVLGIKVGQTTGDGSVTLEQVFCLGNCALGPAGQLNERVQGRLTPGRLDALLTEAVNR from the coding sequence GTGAACAGTCCTGGCACTTCGGTGGCGGAGCGGGTGCGGGCACTGGTCGCGGCGCATCGCGGCGACCGTGGCGCGCTACTGCCGATCCTGCACCGCATCCAGGCCGAGTTCGGCTACGTCGACTCCGAGGTCGTCCCGGTGCTGGCGGCCGAGCTGAACATCTCCCGGGCCGACGTGCACGGCGTGATCACCTTCTACACCGACTTCCGGTCCGAGCCCGCCGGCCGGACCGTCCTGAAGCTCTGCCGGGCCGAGGCCTGCCAGTCGGTGGGCGCGGAGCGGCTCGTCGCGCACGCCGAACAGGTGCTCGGCATCAAGGTCGGTCAGACCACCGGGGACGGTTCGGTGACGCTGGAGCAGGTGTTCTGCCTGGGCAACTGCGCACTGGGCCCGGCCGGTCAGCTCAACGAGCGGGTCCAGGGACGACTCACCCCCGGCCGGCTGGACGCCCTCCTGACGGAAGCGGTGAACCGATGA